In Polaromonas sp. JS666, one genomic interval encodes:
- a CDS encoding transporter — protein sequence MNIPKISHRTLGTLLIGASLTIVAGAARAIDIDAGDYTALPEGTNVGLLYMQHAKRNSLYANGQQVPGNNGLDSDIGILRLIHFTKIGGYVVDPQLLLPFGHLKATGALGPVLGKGSGTGDLILAATVWTINEPENKRYLGITPFLFAPTGTYDAAKALNLGENRWKYALQVGYIQGVGDKLTFDLAADVTAYGHNDRANPAGQTLTQAPSYQVQGFMRYALSPGWDLRAGLSRTRTGETKLDGNSRADASTIDKLQLGTAVFLTPKTQLLATWGRDLSVSNGFKEASRVNLRLLQVF from the coding sequence ATGAATATCCCCAAAATTTCCCATCGCACCCTCGGCACCTTGCTGATCGGCGCCAGCCTCACCATCGTGGCCGGTGCGGCCCGGGCTATTGACATTGACGCTGGCGACTACACCGCCTTGCCAGAGGGCACCAACGTGGGCTTGCTCTACATGCAGCACGCCAAGCGCAACAGCCTGTACGCCAACGGGCAACAAGTCCCCGGCAACAACGGGCTGGACTCGGACATTGGCATCCTGCGCCTGATCCACTTCACCAAAATTGGCGGCTATGTGGTCGATCCCCAACTGCTGCTGCCTTTCGGCCACCTCAAAGCCACGGGTGCGCTTGGCCCGGTGCTGGGCAAGGGTTCAGGCACGGGCGACCTGATCCTGGCCGCCACGGTGTGGACCATCAATGAGCCCGAGAACAAGCGCTATTTGGGCATCACACCTTTCCTGTTTGCCCCCACGGGCACTTATGACGCGGCCAAGGCGCTGAACCTGGGTGAGAACCGCTGGAAATACGCGCTGCAGGTGGGCTACATCCAGGGAGTCGGCGACAAGCTGACTTTCGATCTGGCCGCCGATGTGACGGCTTATGGCCACAATGACCGCGCCAACCCGGCGGGCCAAACGCTCACGCAGGCACCCAGTTACCAGGTGCAAGGGTTTATGCGCTACGCACTGAGCCCCGGCTGGGACCTGCGGGCCGGTCTCTCGCGAACCCGCACCGGCGAAACCAAGCTCGATGGCAACAGCAGGGCAGACGCCTCGACCATTGACAAACTGCAACTGGGCACGGCAGTCTTCCTGACCCCGAAGACGCAATTGCTGGCCACCTGGGGACGTGACCTGTCCGTCAGCAATGGCTTCAAGGAAGCCTCGCGGGTGAACCTGCGCCTGCTGCAAGTATTCTGA
- a CDS encoding twin-arginine translocation signal domain-containing protein: MPSMQHQAAGPGDAFLPAINALRGLSRRDFLRFSGAGAAAALAGGASFAALPAGVKFINEAEAAIFTRLAQVVLPVAGSPLVPWTPDGLLQTLDGALLATMAPHILTGLKGGMQYFNDGPVALYKKRFTALDDAEATQFCDAWGNSNLPPQRGLTMGLKKLIQLSYWANPASWEPLGYDGPMTKRLGLKSLGNAPLPTR, from the coding sequence ATGCCCTCCATGCAACACCAGGCCGCAGGCCCAGGCGATGCCTTCCTGCCCGCCATCAACGCCCTGCGGGGACTGTCACGGCGCGACTTTTTGCGTTTCTCCGGCGCCGGCGCCGCCGCTGCGCTGGCGGGCGGTGCCAGCTTCGCGGCACTGCCCGCCGGCGTGAAGTTCATCAACGAAGCAGAAGCCGCCATCTTCACGCGGCTGGCCCAAGTAGTGCTGCCGGTGGCCGGTAGTCCACTGGTCCCGTGGACGCCTGACGGCTTGCTGCAAACGCTGGACGGCGCGCTGCTGGCCACCATGGCGCCACATATTTTGACGGGCCTCAAAGGCGGCATGCAGTACTTCAACGACGGCCCCGTGGCCCTGTACAAAAAGCGTTTCACCGCGCTCGACGACGCCGAAGCCACGCAGTTCTGCGATGCCTGGGGCAATTCCAATCTGCCGCCGCAGCGCGGCCTGACGATGGGGCTGAAGAAGTTGATTCAACTGTCGTACTGGGCCAACCCGGCAAGCTGGGAACCCTTGGGTTACGACGGACCAATGACCAAGCGCCTGGGCCTGAAGTCCCTGGGCAACGCACCGCTGCCGACACGCTGA
- a CDS encoding FAD-dependent oxidoreductase has translation MKKSIPVKLAKQGLKVTQAGDITQEKLHLKADAVIIGSGAGGAIAAYELARAGKTVIVLEAGPYIPSEKFTEMLAVSMGTLYQDHGGQSNMHGDIAILQGACVGGSTVVNAALCFRTPDYYLKLWAKEFGLSNLTKAVMTPYFEKIERNLHIRTVASHETSPGAELIGIGMRKLGYPPGKARRNIKDCALTGACFSGCTSDRKQSMLVTYLPWAVAHGATIFADTRVTQVLAEGGKASGVLAEVIDPATGKKKADVRVDAPIVVLAAGPIQTPLLLLKSGLANSSAQVGKNFACHPTLSVTAEFPHEVNDFHGATHSLYMDQHTLPEKGGYLLLNAIQEPVEAGFQAEPGTGKPYVAYMTGYKNTIRLISLIHDKNVGEVRWENGQKQIHYTVDNDDFDAMKKGLVATARILFASGASKLYLPSSNKAVVESADQVESVIGALKNEPARYKYTSFHPQGTCRMGRNPKTTVVNPYGETHDVKNLYVADASLLPTSIGYNPSETVYALASYISDRIVKAHA, from the coding sequence ATGAAAAAATCCATTCCCGTGAAGCTCGCCAAGCAGGGCCTCAAGGTCACGCAGGCCGGTGACATCACGCAGGAAAAACTGCACCTGAAGGCCGATGCGGTGATCATCGGTTCGGGCGCTGGCGGGGCCATCGCCGCCTACGAACTGGCGCGCGCGGGCAAGACGGTCATCGTGCTGGAGGCCGGTCCGTACATCCCGTCGGAGAAGTTCACCGAGATGCTGGCCGTCTCGATGGGAACGCTCTACCAGGACCACGGCGGGCAGTCCAACATGCATGGCGATATTGCCATCCTGCAAGGCGCCTGTGTTGGCGGCTCCACGGTGGTCAATGCGGCGCTGTGCTTTCGCACGCCCGATTACTACCTGAAGCTGTGGGCCAAAGAGTTCGGCCTGAGCAACCTCACCAAGGCGGTGATGACGCCGTACTTTGAGAAGATAGAGCGCAACCTGCACATCCGCACCGTCGCCTCGCACGAGACCAGCCCCGGCGCGGAACTCATCGGCATTGGCATGCGCAAGCTCGGCTACCCGCCAGGCAAGGCGCGGCGCAACATCAAGGACTGCGCACTCACCGGCGCCTGTTTCAGCGGCTGCACTTCCGACCGCAAGCAATCCATGCTGGTGACCTACCTGCCCTGGGCCGTGGCGCATGGCGCGACCATCTTCGCCGACACGCGTGTCACGCAAGTGCTGGCCGAGGGTGGCAAGGCCAGTGGCGTGCTGGCCGAGGTCATCGACCCGGCTACCGGAAAGAAGAAGGCCGATGTGCGCGTTGATGCCCCCATCGTCGTGCTGGCGGCCGGGCCGATCCAGACGCCGCTGCTGCTGCTCAAAAGCGGGCTGGCCAATAGCAGCGCACAAGTGGGCAAGAACTTCGCCTGCCACCCGACCTTGTCGGTCACCGCTGAATTTCCCCACGAGGTCAACGACTTCCACGGCGCCACCCACTCGCTTTATATGGACCAGCACACACTGCCCGAGAAAGGCGGCTACCTGTTGCTCAACGCGATCCAGGAGCCGGTGGAGGCTGGCTTTCAGGCCGAGCCCGGCACCGGCAAGCCCTACGTGGCCTACATGACGGGCTACAAAAATACGATCCGCCTGATCAGCCTGATCCACGACAAGAATGTAGGCGAGGTGCGCTGGGAGAACGGTCAGAAGCAGATCCATTACACGGTAGACAACGATGACTTCGATGCGATGAAGAAAGGGCTGGTCGCCACGGCGCGCATTTTGTTTGCCTCCGGGGCGAGCAAGCTTTACCTGCCGTCATCCAACAAGGCGGTGGTCGAGAGCGCCGATCAGGTGGAAAGCGTGATCGGCGCGTTGAAGAACGAACCGGCACGCTACAAATACACCTCCTTCCATCCGCAGGGCACCTGCCGCATGGGGCGCAACCCGAAGACCACCGTAGTCAACCCCTACGGCGAAACGCACGACGTGAAAAACCTGTACGTGGCCGACGCCAGCCTGCTGCCGACCTCGATCGGCTACAACCCCTCGGAGACGGTGTACGCACTGGCAAGCTACATCAGCGACCGCATCGTCAAGGCGCACGCGTAA
- a CDS encoding M20 aminoacylase family protein gives MSPLLEELHAQADEFIGLRRDIHRHPELAFDEHRTSALVAEKLQGWGYAVERGLGGTGLVGRLVRGDGQRRLGLRADMDALPIHEATGLPHASCHAGVMHACGHDGHTAMLLAAARHLAEHGRFSGTLNLIFQPAEEGGGGALHMMDDGLFEKYPCDAVFAMHNMPGIPQGRLVLREGPAMASSDYATVTLTGVGGHGAMPHRAADPVVAAASIVMALQTIVSRNIDPLQMAVVTVGALHAGKANNVIPQSATLELSVRALDREVRSKLEQRIRALIAAQAESFEVQAQIAWRPGYAVLVNTPGETAFAREVALELVGAGRVTLQGPAVSGSEDFAFMLERVPGSYLFIGNGDGDSAGACMVHNPGYDFNDANLPVGAAYWVLLAQRFLV, from the coding sequence ATGAGCCCCTTGCTTGAAGAACTGCACGCGCAGGCCGATGAGTTCATCGGCCTGCGGCGCGACATCCACCGCCACCCCGAACTGGCCTTCGACGAGCACCGCACCTCGGCCCTGGTGGCCGAGAAGCTGCAAGGCTGGGGCTACGCGGTCGAGCGCGGCCTGGGCGGCACCGGCTTGGTCGGCCGGCTGGTGCGTGGCGACGGCCAGCGCCGGCTCGGGCTGCGCGCCGACATGGACGCCCTGCCCATCCACGAGGCCACCGGCCTGCCGCACGCCAGTTGCCATGCGGGCGTGATGCACGCCTGCGGCCACGACGGCCACACCGCCATGCTGCTGGCCGCCGCGCGCCACCTCGCCGAGCATGGGCGCTTTTCCGGCACCTTGAACCTGATCTTCCAGCCGGCCGAAGAAGGCGGCGGCGGCGCGCTGCACATGATGGACGACGGCCTGTTCGAGAAGTACCCCTGCGATGCGGTCTTCGCCATGCACAACATGCCCGGCATACCGCAGGGCCGGCTGGTGCTGCGCGAAGGCCCGGCCATGGCCTCGTCAGACTACGCCACCGTCACGCTGACCGGCGTGGGTGGTCATGGCGCCATGCCGCACCGCGCGGCCGACCCCGTTGTGGCGGCCGCCAGCATCGTGATGGCGCTGCAGACCATCGTCTCGCGCAACATCGACCCGCTGCAGATGGCGGTGGTCACGGTGGGCGCGCTGCACGCCGGCAAGGCCAACAACGTGATCCCGCAAAGCGCGACGCTGGAGCTCAGCGTGCGCGCGCTGGACCGAGAGGTGCGCAGCAAGCTGGAGCAGCGCATCAGGGCGTTGATCGCCGCGCAGGCCGAAAGCTTTGAGGTGCAGGCGCAGATAGCCTGGCGGCCCGGTTACGCGGTGCTGGTCAACACACCCGGCGAAACCGCCTTTGCCCGCGAGGTGGCGCTGGAGCTGGTCGGCGCCGGGCGCGTGACCCTGCAGGGCCCGGCCGTGTCCGGCAGTGAAGACTTCGCCTTCATGCTGGAGCGCGTGCCCGGCAGTTATCTGTTTATCGGCAACGGCGATGGCGACAGCGCCGGCGCCTGTATGGTGCACAACCCAGGCTACGACTTCAACGATGCCAACCTGCCCGTGGGCGCGGCCTACTGGGTGCTGCTGGCGCAACGCTTTCTGGTGTGA
- a CDS encoding tripartite tricarboxylate transporter substrate binding protein, protein MSSILKCIPHALIPRRHPVNTFKKFGALLAGLLLATGGALAQTYPTKPVNLMVPYPAGGPSDAIARIFTVPLGKELGQQVIVENLGGVAGALAAQKVLAAPADGYYLFQGSPNEVILSPLANAAVKLKAEDFRLVHPVAESVMVFVARKDLPANSVDELIALARKSGDKPLTYGSVGIGSLYHLILENVQQVAGIKLTHAPYKGNAPLLQDIGGGQVDFAVLVYSAGMGALAEQGRLKVIGQLGAQRSELLKNVPAASEGKELKNFSYKIWSGLMVPRNTPESVVQRLHKAIGETLKDTSVRTQLEAQAAQVSPPLSLAESAKFFEAETARYRSIAKSINLQPQ, encoded by the coding sequence ATGTCTAGCATCCTCAAGTGCATCCCCCATGCACTCATTCCAAGGAGACATCCCGTGAACACATTCAAGAAATTCGGCGCCCTGCTGGCAGGTCTGCTGCTGGCCACCGGCGGCGCCCTCGCCCAAACCTACCCGACCAAGCCGGTCAACCTGATGGTGCCCTACCCGGCGGGCGGGCCATCCGATGCGATCGCGCGTATCTTCACCGTGCCGCTGGGCAAGGAGCTGGGCCAGCAGGTGATCGTGGAAAACCTGGGCGGCGTCGCCGGCGCGCTGGCCGCGCAGAAGGTGCTGGCGGCGCCCGCAGACGGCTACTACCTGTTCCAGGGGTCGCCGAACGAGGTGATTCTTTCGCCGCTGGCCAACGCGGCCGTCAAACTCAAGGCCGAAGACTTCCGCCTGGTGCATCCGGTGGCCGAGTCGGTGATGGTGTTCGTCGCGCGCAAGGACCTGCCGGCCAACAGCGTTGACGAATTGATCGCGCTGGCGCGCAAGTCGGGCGACAAGCCGCTGACCTACGGCAGCGTGGGTATAGGCTCGCTGTACCACCTGATCCTCGAGAACGTGCAGCAAGTCGCCGGCATCAAGCTCACGCATGCGCCGTACAAGGGCAATGCGCCGCTGCTGCAGGACATCGGCGGCGGCCAGGTCGACTTCGCCGTGCTGGTGTACAGCGCCGGCATGGGCGCGCTGGCCGAGCAGGGCCGGCTCAAGGTGATAGGCCAGCTGGGCGCGCAGCGGTCCGAGCTGCTGAAGAACGTGCCGGCCGCCAGCGAAGGCAAGGAGCTGAAGAACTTCTCGTACAAGATCTGGAGCGGCCTCATGGTGCCGAGGAACACGCCGGAAAGCGTGGTGCAGCGGCTGCACAAGGCCATCGGCGAGACGCTGAAAGATACCTCTGTGCGCACGCAACTGGAGGCGCAGGCGGCCCAGGTATCGCCGCCCCTGTCGCTGGCCGAATCGGCGAAGTTCTTCGAGGCCGAGACCGCGCGCTACCGCAGTATCGCCAAATCGATCAATCTGCAGCCGCAGTGA
- a CDS encoding LysR family transcriptional regulator — protein MNLQHLEHLLAVAETGSFSRAAEQQHLTQSALSRSIQTLEGDLGARLIDRTGKRNELTPLGQAVAVRARRMVFEAAELRRSAELLKQGDLGAIRIGLGSGPGVMLMTPFLVYMAQHHPGVQVSVSPGATELQLMLLRQRTLDALVIDVRRIAPAPDLAIENLTELRAGFVCRSGHPLLQAGRPVSFDEMLRYPLASTPLSAEVAHRLVNRFGPRADPQQAVSLRCDDITSLIETVKASDAIYQGIVAAARAGIEAGQLAELATEPPLAIGARFAFVTLAGRTEAPSMGLFRQFVAERLRD, from the coding sequence ATGAACCTCCAACACCTCGAACACCTGCTCGCCGTGGCCGAGACCGGTTCTTTCAGCCGCGCTGCCGAGCAGCAGCATCTGACGCAGTCGGCCCTGAGCCGCAGCATCCAGACCCTGGAAGGCGACCTGGGCGCGCGCCTGATCGACCGCACTGGCAAGCGCAACGAGCTCACGCCGCTGGGCCAGGCCGTCGCCGTGCGCGCCCGGCGCATGGTGTTCGAGGCGGCCGAGCTGCGCCGCAGTGCCGAGCTGCTCAAGCAAGGCGACCTGGGCGCCATCCGCATCGGCCTAGGTTCGGGGCCGGGCGTGATGCTGATGACGCCGTTTCTCGTATACATGGCCCAGCACCATCCGGGCGTGCAGGTCAGCGTGTCGCCGGGCGCGACGGAGTTGCAGCTGATGCTGCTGCGCCAGCGCACACTTGACGCGCTGGTCATCGACGTTCGCCGCATCGCGCCGGCACCCGACCTGGCCATCGAGAACCTGACCGAACTGCGCGCAGGCTTTGTCTGCCGCAGCGGCCACCCCTTGCTGCAGGCCGGCAGGCCCGTGTCTTTTGACGAGATGCTGCGCTACCCGCTGGCCTCGACGCCGCTCAGCGCGGAAGTGGCGCATAGGCTGGTCAACCGCTTCGGGCCGCGGGCCGACCCGCAGCAGGCCGTGAGCCTGCGTTGCGACGACATCACGAGCCTGATCGAAACGGTCAAGGCCTCGGACGCGATCTACCAGGGCATCGTGGCGGCTGCACGCGCCGGCATCGAGGCTGGACAGCTGGCCGAACTGGCGACCGAGCCGCCGTTGGCCATTGGCGCGCGCTTTGCGTTCGTCACGCTGGCCGGGCGCACCGAGGCGCCGTCGATGGGTTTGTTTCGCCAGTTTGTGGCTGAGCGGCTGCGCGACTGA
- a CDS encoding Bug family tripartite tricarboxylate transporter substrate binding protein: protein MTTHLSRRKAVLGLGGLGLGGLLPLPATVSAADLPTPGWPSKPITYVVPFTPGGSTDVIGRTLSQKLAEILGQPVIVDNKPGAAGAVGATYVAKARADGHTLLGGTISTHAINASLYKNLPYDPVKDFEPVALVAMLPNVLIVNPNLGINSVADLVALLKREPSRRNFASSGAGTSTHLAGEMFADLIGVPLTHIAYKGTPPAMLDVSSGQVTFMFDQMTAAVSLAQAGRLKLLAVTTPKRMALAPSLPTMMEAGIKNFQMASWQAVYAPKGTPQPIVQRLNVEIVKILKMPDVAAKLTDQLGMEIVGSSPEELAAHMKSEIARWAELVKKSGATAS from the coding sequence ATGACGACACATCTCTCTCGCCGCAAGGCCGTTCTTGGTTTGGGTGGCCTGGGCCTGGGCGGTTTGCTCCCATTGCCGGCCACGGTGAGCGCCGCGGACCTCCCCACCCCGGGCTGGCCCTCAAAGCCCATCACCTATGTTGTTCCGTTCACGCCGGGTGGTTCCACCGACGTGATTGGCCGGACGCTGTCGCAGAAGCTGGCCGAAATACTGGGCCAGCCGGTGATCGTCGACAACAAGCCGGGGGCCGCCGGTGCCGTGGGCGCGACCTACGTGGCCAAGGCCAGGGCGGATGGCCACACGCTGCTGGGTGGCACCATCAGCACGCACGCCATCAATGCCAGCCTCTACAAAAACCTGCCGTACGACCCCGTGAAGGACTTTGAGCCGGTGGCACTGGTCGCCATGCTGCCCAATGTGTTGATCGTCAACCCCAACCTGGGCATCAATTCGGTGGCGGACCTGGTGGCCTTGCTCAAGCGCGAACCGTCCCGGCGCAACTTCGCCTCCTCGGGCGCGGGCACTTCGACCCATCTGGCCGGCGAGATGTTTGCCGACCTGATTGGCGTGCCGCTCACCCACATCGCCTACAAAGGCACACCGCCCGCCATGCTGGATGTCTCGTCCGGCCAGGTGACCTTCATGTTTGACCAGATGACGGCCGCCGTGTCGCTGGCCCAGGCCGGCCGGCTCAAGCTGCTCGCGGTGACCACCCCCAAACGCATGGCGCTGGCACCCAGCCTGCCCACCATGATGGAAGCGGGCATCAAGAACTTCCAGATGGCCTCGTGGCAGGCGGTGTATGCGCCCAAGGGAACACCGCAGCCCATCGTGCAGCGGCTCAATGTCGAGATTGTCAAAATCCTGAAGATGCCGGACGTGGCGGCCAAGCTGACCGACCAGCTCGGCATGGAGATCGTGGGCAGCTCGCCCGAAGAACTCGCGGCGCACATGAAGTCCGAGATCGCGCGCTGGGCCGAGCTCGTGAAGAAGTCCGGCGCGACAGCAAGCTGA
- a CDS encoding LacI family DNA-binding transcriptional regulator, which translates to MDSLKKPGRAARPGTGGITLNDVAKLAGVSAITVSRALNTPAAVSPDTLERVRGAIARSGYVPNLVAGGLASNRSRLVAALVPTIAGPVFLETIQALTDALAEAGCQLMLGQSGYGGAREDALLDAIIGRRPDGIVLIGIMHSAEGRRRLLASGIPVVETWDITPTPLDMIVGFSHEKVGAAVADYLHGRGFHRPGIVSASDERATRRRVGFEQRFAELGVPGIPACVVPSPSSLGNGRAGFAELRASHPGLDVVFCSSDVIAHGVITEAHATGLRVPEDIAVMGFGDLPFAAFTYPQLSTVSIDGTAIGRQAANFILDRVANRDVGPPVRDIGFSIIQRGSA; encoded by the coding sequence ATGGATTCCCTGAAAAAGCCAGGCCGGGCCGCCAGGCCAGGCACGGGCGGCATCACGCTCAATGATGTGGCCAAGCTTGCCGGCGTGTCGGCCATTACCGTTTCGCGCGCCCTCAACACGCCCGCCGCCGTGTCGCCCGACACGCTGGAGCGCGTGCGCGGCGCGATCGCGCGCAGCGGTTATGTGCCCAATCTTGTCGCGGGCGGACTGGCATCGAACCGGAGCCGGCTGGTGGCTGCGCTGGTGCCGACGATCGCCGGACCGGTGTTTCTGGAAACCATCCAGGCGCTGACCGATGCCCTCGCCGAGGCTGGCTGCCAGCTGATGCTGGGCCAGAGCGGCTATGGCGGCGCGCGGGAAGACGCCCTGCTGGACGCCATCATCGGGCGCCGGCCCGACGGCATCGTGCTGATCGGCATCATGCACTCCGCCGAAGGGCGGCGGCGCCTGCTGGCGTCCGGCATACCTGTGGTTGAAACCTGGGACATCACGCCCACGCCGCTCGACATGATTGTGGGATTTTCCCACGAGAAAGTGGGCGCCGCGGTGGCCGATTACCTTCATGGGCGAGGCTTTCACCGGCCCGGCATCGTCAGTGCCAGCGATGAGCGCGCGACGCGGCGCCGGGTCGGATTCGAGCAGCGTTTTGCCGAGCTGGGTGTGCCGGGCATTCCGGCGTGTGTGGTGCCGTCGCCGTCTTCGCTTGGCAACGGGCGGGCCGGATTTGCCGAGCTGCGCGCCAGCCATCCCGGCCTTGACGTGGTGTTTTGCAGCTCCGACGTGATTGCCCATGGCGTCATCACCGAGGCCCACGCCACCGGGCTGCGCGTGCCGGAAGATATCGCCGTGATGGGCTTTGGCGACCTGCCGTTCGCCGCCTTCACCTATCCGCAACTGAGCACCGTAAGCATCGACGGCACCGCCATCGGCCGGCAGGCCGCCAACTTCATTCTGGACCGGGTGGCAAACCGCGATGTCGGCCCCCCGGTGCGCGATATCGGGTTTTCCATCATCCAAAGAGGCAGCGCCTGA
- a CDS encoding DUF1631 family protein has product MASQPEVLQSCIEEAAKAAKPALERCIEDAVAALELAQSQSASAAEREELTAACRALLEHKTNWSTQYRADLLVVFRTQAAEAAQATLTPAGVSPRSPGVASTSSLSSIEAFSLVEDADVSLAIESSRLLQLVLPAVEQSLAELNTLISAVQGLPNVRPELNPLRPEVFAQTLQQMIFAAPVDRAVCTLWIKYLAAPLGRELKLVYERLINQLELANVQGAGYRVLQTPASGGSKSRGNPQTGTGQGAGRAEESFRPPPVGYVSDEPLRPSQFADLTDPEVKSDLFHDFLFNGASNAQRGLAPAYYDSIEEELKALKAARETAQAPLESRSAPLSGYQKVPAVDRPQRVVDERSQLSQQVWGAYGRPRERDIVRTQLKKEARQVGQVMGLEVVRKLVSHVAQDPRLLAPVREAIVALEPSLMRLAMVDPHFFSDEDHPGRRLMERVAQRSFSYNDEFSTEFSEFLQPVIRAFNKLNGRDIQDAQPFDSALATLAQHWDEQDQFEAKNRDNLLQALRFAEERQTLADEIALELSRRSDLGDVPALVLDFLFESWALAMAHARLTDTRNQVDPEGFGSVVPDLLWSVKREVTLKRPAKLFEMLPGLLGKLHAGLALLGQDPRESETFFEELMKLHRPVLKLRRLKSQRDAEESGAMPLEPEEAPAPTFITDTSTEPRQARSAAPPWLGRDDLDAAGFEDTLPTAPGELAPLEDDTPAVAESATTDDPAGTPETQPAQQQGVPSPATGPAIAPAEAERLLRGLQAGHWVDLYSKHRWLRAQLIWAGTKGTLFMFVSHGGQPHSMTRRSCERLIRDRLLRPVDTQGVVGQALDALALEADASAGAPGDVSAPADLMNA; this is encoded by the coding sequence ATGGCCTCGCAACCTGAAGTTCTTCAATCCTGCATAGAGGAAGCCGCAAAAGCAGCCAAGCCGGCACTGGAACGCTGCATCGAGGATGCAGTTGCAGCGCTGGAGCTCGCGCAAAGTCAAAGTGCCAGTGCGGCAGAGCGCGAGGAACTCACTGCAGCCTGCCGCGCCTTGCTGGAACACAAGACAAACTGGAGCACGCAGTACAGGGCCGACCTGCTTGTGGTTTTCAGGACCCAGGCCGCAGAGGCAGCGCAAGCGACCTTGACGCCGGCCGGTGTATCGCCGCGCAGCCCGGGCGTCGCCTCGACAAGCTCGCTCTCCTCCATCGAAGCGTTTTCGCTGGTCGAGGACGCCGATGTGTCCCTGGCGATTGAGTCGTCGCGGCTGCTGCAGCTGGTTTTACCGGCGGTAGAGCAAAGCCTCGCTGAACTCAACACGCTGATCAGCGCCGTACAAGGCCTGCCCAATGTGCGGCCTGAACTCAACCCGCTGCGGCCGGAGGTCTTTGCGCAGACGCTTCAGCAAATGATTTTTGCGGCGCCCGTCGATCGGGCCGTCTGCACACTGTGGATCAAATACCTGGCCGCCCCGCTCGGGCGCGAACTCAAGCTGGTGTATGAACGCCTGATCAACCAGCTTGAGCTGGCCAATGTACAGGGCGCTGGCTACCGCGTGCTGCAAACACCTGCCAGTGGCGGCAGCAAAAGCAGGGGCAACCCGCAGACAGGGACCGGCCAGGGCGCTGGCCGCGCAGAGGAGTCGTTCCGCCCCCCGCCGGTCGGCTATGTGTCTGACGAGCCCCTGCGGCCCTCGCAGTTTGCCGACCTGACCGACCCCGAGGTCAAGAGCGACCTGTTCCATGATTTCCTGTTCAATGGCGCAAGCAACGCCCAGCGCGGCCTGGCACCCGCCTACTACGACAGCATTGAAGAAGAACTGAAGGCGCTGAAAGCAGCGCGCGAGACGGCACAGGCTCCGCTGGAGTCACGCTCTGCACCGCTTTCCGGCTATCAGAAAGTGCCGGCCGTCGACCGCCCCCAGCGGGTGGTCGATGAACGCAGCCAGCTGAGCCAGCAGGTCTGGGGCGCTTATGGGCGCCCCAGGGAACGCGACATTGTCCGGACCCAGCTGAAGAAGGAAGCCAGGCAGGTCGGCCAGGTGATGGGGCTGGAGGTGGTGCGCAAGCTGGTCAGCCATGTGGCACAGGACCCGCGCCTGCTGGCGCCGGTACGCGAGGCCATCGTGGCGCTTGAGCCGTCGCTGATGCGACTGGCCATGGTGGATCCGCATTTTTTCAGCGACGAGGACCATCCCGGCCGGCGCCTGATGGAGCGCGTGGCCCAACGCAGCTTCAGCTACAACGACGAGTTCAGTACAGAGTTCTCGGAGTTTCTCCAGCCGGTCATACGCGCCTTCAACAAACTCAACGGACGGGACATCCAGGACGCCCAGCCTTTCGACTCCGCGCTGGCCACACTGGCCCAGCACTGGGACGAACAGGACCAGTTCGAAGCCAAAAACCGCGACAACCTGCTGCAGGCCCTGCGATTTGCGGAGGAACGCCAAACCCTCGCCGATGAGATTGCCCTGGAGCTGAGCAGGCGTTCGGACCTGGGGGATGTACCGGCTCTGGTACTGGACTTCCTGTTCGAGTCCTGGGCGCTCGCCATGGCCCATGCCCGGCTCACCGACACGCGCAATCAGGTCGACCCGGAAGGTTTTGGTTCGGTGGTGCCCGACCTGCTGTGGAGCGTCAAACGGGAAGTGACCCTGAAGCGCCCCGCCAAACTGTTCGAGATGCTGCCGGGCCTGCTGGGCAAACTTCACGCCGGGCTGGCCTTGCTGGGCCAGGACCCGCGCGAAAGCGAGACATTCTTTGAAGAGCTGATGAAGCTGCACCGGCCGGTACTCAAGCTGCGCCGGCTCAAGAGCCAGCGTGACGCGGAGGAGTCCGGTGCCATGCCGCTGGAGCCTGAAGAAGCCCCGGCCCCCACATTCATCACCGACACCAGCACCGAACCCCGCCAGGCCCGATCAGCCGCGCCCCCCTGGCTGGGCCGCGATGACCTGGATGCTGCCGGATTTGAGGATACGCTGCCCACCGCGCCCGGAGAACTCGCGCCGCTGGAAGACGACACCCCTGCCGTGGCCGAGTCAGCGACAACCGACGATCCGGCCGGGACCCCAGAAACACAGCCGGCGCAGCAGCAGGGCGTTCCATCTCCAGCAACCGGCCCAGCCATCGCCCCGGCCGAAGCCGAGCGCCTGCTGCGCGGCCTGCAGGCGGGCCACTGGGTCGACCTGTATTCCAAGCACCGCTGGCTGCGCGCCCAGCTGATCTGGGCCGGCACCAAGGGCACGCTCTTCATGTTTGTGAGCCATGGCGGGCAACCCCATTCCATGACACGGCGAAGCTGCGAGCGACTGATCCGGGACCGCCTGCTGCGGCCCGTCGATACCCAAGGCGTGGTCGGCCAGGCGCTCGACGCGCTGGCCCTGGAGGCGGATGCCTCCGCCGGCGCGCCCGGGGATGTCTCGGCACCAGCAGACCTCATGAACGCTTGA